One Manduca sexta isolate Smith_Timp_Sample1 chromosome 28, JHU_Msex_v1.0, whole genome shotgun sequence DNA window includes the following coding sequences:
- the LOC115456229 gene encoding thialysine N-epsilon-acetyltransferase yields MSSEERAPTMSSAVTVRDATREDMPLFLRLIQDLAAFEGMPEGPQLTVDDLIRDGFDTTQPWFFGMVAESDGKVVGYAICNRAFSSWTGRAYYIEDLYVLPPYRRAGIGVRMMRALCERAVAEGVGRIDWHVLKSNNSALAFYARMGARDMHVSEGRAALRLDEDRIVAVAAGDLLASPR; encoded by the exons ATGTCTTCGGAAGAGAGAGCCCCGACGATGTCAAGCGCGGTGACCGTACGCGACGCCACGCGCGAAGACATGCCGCTCTTCCTCCGATTGATACAG GATCTGGCCGCGTTTGAAGGCATGCCCGAAGGACCGCAGTTGACAGTCGATG ATCTGATACGGGATGGATTCGACACAACGCAACCGTGGTTCTTCGGAATGGTAGCAGAGTCCGATGGCAAAGTAGTTGGCTACGCAATCTGCAACCGTGCCTTCTCCAGCTGGACAGGGCGCGCTTATTACATAGAGGATTTGTACGTCCTGCCGCCGTACAGACGCGCCGGTATTGGCGTGCGAATGATGCGAGCGCTGTGCGAGCGCGCGGTGGCCGAGGGAGTCGGCCGAATAGACTGGCACGTTCTCAAGTCAAACAATAGCGCGCTCGCGTTCTACGCGCGGATGGGCGCGCGCGACATGCACGTCTCCGAGGGACGCGCAGCGCTGCGCCTCGACGAAGACCGCATCGTGGCTGTGGCTGCCGGCGACCTGCTGGCCTCTCCGCGCTGA